The following proteins are encoded in a genomic region of Parus major isolate Abel chromosome 18, Parus_major1.1, whole genome shotgun sequence:
- the LOC107212351 gene encoding CMRF35-like molecule 3 isoform X1, whose translation MCRWAWLHPEEFFVKNHRENSTSEARSWKMRIFLVWTLFLVRAMSTGGQAVTGPRQVTVEQGSSLAVSCSYKPRYKFNSKYWCRKNSLQVCFTYIIQTDGSEVTVTQDRLSIRDNHTANSFRVTLSSVTLEDAGQYSCGVKRRLGINRWHSTKVMVSAGKTGLEAKLAMNFPLFPLPPLQCSGYCPDTSVFTLCTFTAEVSGQRLLCRVQDRGCGGLHFALTLFSLTAVSNTTEDSNVSLLTTNPLCPRGCGEPPVLSQLSVIHLLLLLSIKVPIALAVICGVAWVRSWRRSHDQENLQVLEVSSSTRARGCPLIPTISEPQGCPPVPMVPTLLGPNHPSRPPCARRCLAPGTSAPGKPEPLLAASALEREEFGVQRPCVC comes from the exons ATGTGCAGGTGGGCCTGGCTTCATCCTGAAGAATTTTTTGTGaaaaaccacagggaaaatTCCACCTCAGAAGCAAGAAGctggaaaatgaggattttCTTGGTTTGGACCCTTTTCCTCGTGAGAGCCATGAGCACAG gTGGCCAGGCAGTGACAGGCCCCAGGCAGGTGACAGTTGAGCAGGGCAGCTCGCTGGCAGTGTCCTGTAGCTACAAGCCACGCTACAAGTTCAACTCCAAGTATTGGTGCCGCAAGAACTCCCTCCAGGTTTGCTTCACCTACATCATCCAAACCGATGGCTCAGAGGTAACAGTGACACAGGACAGGCTGTCCATCAGGGACAACCACACAGCAAATTCATTCAGAGTGACACTGAGCAGTGTCACACTGGAGGATGCAGGCCAGTACTCCTGTGGGGTGAAGAGGAGACTGGGGATCAACCGCTGGCACAGCACCAAGGTGATGGTCTCTGCAGGTAAAACAGGGCTGGAAGCAAAGTTGGCAATGAACttccccctttttcctcttcctcctctgcagtgctcagggtATTGCCCAGACACCTCCGTATTCACACTATGCACCTTCACTGCTGAAGTCTCAGGGCAGAGACTCCTGTGCAGGGTGCAGGACAGAGGGTGTGGGGGTCTCCACTTTGCTCTGACTCTCTTTTCTCTGACAGCTGTTTCAAACACAACAGAGGACAGCAATGTGAGCCTGTTGACCACCAACCCTCTGTGCCCCAGAGGCTGTGGGGAGCCTCCAGTGCT GTCCCAGCTCAGTGTCATCCACTTACTGCTTCTTCTCAGCATCAAGGTGCCCATAGCATTGGCTGTGATTTGTGGAGTGGCCTGGGTGAGGAGCTGGCGCAGGAGCCATGACCAGGAAAACCTGCAGGTCTTGGAGGTGTCTAGCAGCACCAGGGCACGAGGCTGCCCACTCATCCCAACCATTTCTGAGCCCCAGGGATGCCCTCCTGTCCCCATGGTCCCCACCCTGCTGGGGCCGAACCACCCCTCACGGCCACCCTGTGCCAGAAGGTGTTTGGCTCCAGGTACTTCTGCCCCTGGAAAGCCTGAGCCTCTCCTGGCAGCCTCTGCACTGGAAAGGGAAGAGTTTGGGGTGCAGAGACCCTGTGTCTgttga
- the LOC107212351 gene encoding protein CD300H-like isoform X2, whose product MCRWAWLHPEEFFVKNHRENSTSEARSWKMRIFLVWTLFLVRAMSTGGQAVTGPRQVTVEQGSSLAVSCSYKPRYKFNSKYWCRKNSLQVCFTYIIQTDGSEVTVTQDRLSIRDNHTANSFRVTLSSVTLEDAGQYSCGVKRRLGINRWHSTKVMVSAAVSNTTEDSNVSLLTTNPLCPRGCGEPPVLSQLSVIHLLLLLSIKVPIALAVICGVAWVRSWRRSHDQENLQVLEVSSSTRARGCPLIPTISEPQGCPPVPMVPTLLGPNHPSRPPCARRCLAPGTSAPGKPEPLLAASALEREEFGVQRPCVC is encoded by the exons ATGTGCAGGTGGGCCTGGCTTCATCCTGAAGAATTTTTTGTGaaaaaccacagggaaaatTCCACCTCAGAAGCAAGAAGctggaaaatgaggattttCTTGGTTTGGACCCTTTTCCTCGTGAGAGCCATGAGCACAG gTGGCCAGGCAGTGACAGGCCCCAGGCAGGTGACAGTTGAGCAGGGCAGCTCGCTGGCAGTGTCCTGTAGCTACAAGCCACGCTACAAGTTCAACTCCAAGTATTGGTGCCGCAAGAACTCCCTCCAGGTTTGCTTCACCTACATCATCCAAACCGATGGCTCAGAGGTAACAGTGACACAGGACAGGCTGTCCATCAGGGACAACCACACAGCAAATTCATTCAGAGTGACACTGAGCAGTGTCACACTGGAGGATGCAGGCCAGTACTCCTGTGGGGTGAAGAGGAGACTGGGGATCAACCGCTGGCACAGCACCAAGGTGATGGTCTCTGCAG CTGTTTCAAACACAACAGAGGACAGCAATGTGAGCCTGTTGACCACCAACCCTCTGTGCCCCAGAGGCTGTGGGGAGCCTCCAGTGCT GTCCCAGCTCAGTGTCATCCACTTACTGCTTCTTCTCAGCATCAAGGTGCCCATAGCATTGGCTGTGATTTGTGGAGTGGCCTGGGTGAGGAGCTGGCGCAGGAGCCATGACCAGGAAAACCTGCAGGTCTTGGAGGTGTCTAGCAGCACCAGGGCACGAGGCTGCCCACTCATCCCAACCATTTCTGAGCCCCAGGGATGCCCTCCTGTCCCCATGGTCCCCACCCTGCTGGGGCCGAACCACCCCTCACGGCCACCCTGTGCCAGAAGGTGTTTGGCTCCAGGTACTTCTGCCCCTGGAAAGCCTGAGCCTCTCCTGGCAGCCTCTGCACTGGAAAGGGAAGAGTTTGGGGTGCAGAGACCCTGTGTCTgttga